A single genomic interval of Deinococcus apachensis DSM 19763 harbors:
- a CDS encoding YbaN family protein — MSEPPSPVVRPLWVALGFVLTGLGFVGLILPGFPGTVWFVLAAACFARGNPKWEAWLLSRPVVGELVRDYREGRGMPLRAKWIACTCIVVAVGFSLPRIPVLAGQLVWALVGLAGVLFITLRVPTRRP; from the coding sequence ATGAGTGAGCCTCCCTCTCCGGTCGTCCGGCCCTTGTGGGTGGCGCTGGGCTTTGTGCTCACCGGCCTGGGCTTCGTGGGCCTGATCCTGCCGGGCTTTCCGGGAACGGTGTGGTTCGTGCTGGCGGCGGCGTGTTTCGCCCGGGGCAACCCGAAGTGGGAGGCCTGGCTGCTCTCGCGCCCGGTGGTCGGCGAACTCGTGCGCGACTACCGCGAGGGGCGCGGGATGCCGCTGCGGGCGAAGTGGATCGCCTGCACCTGCATCGTGGTGGCTGTGGGGTTCAGCCTGCCGCGTATTCCCGTGCTTGCCGGGCAGTTGGTGTGGGCGTTGGTGGGGCTGGCGGGCGTCCTGTTCATCACCCTGCGGGTGCCCACCCGCCGCCCGTGA
- the glmS gene encoding glutamine--fructose-6-phosphate transaminase (isomerizing), translated as MCGIVGYIGTRQAQDVLISGLSRLEYRGYDSAGVAVGDGACITVKKKAGKLANLSGELEQTPLAGTLGIGHTRWATHGLPNDTNAHPHATEDGRIVIIHNGIIENYLSLKEGLISRGHTFKSETDSEVLAHLIEEAYSGDLYEAVRTALGQVRGAYGIVVTHVDHREIVAARTVSPLVMGVGEGEMFLASDVPALLPYTRNMVFLHDGDMVVLNDDGFRVTDLAGNLVERSIEHIEWDAEAAEKGGYDTYMLKEIYEQPTALTNTLIGRLHDDTGEVNLDIGLDPSSFKRISIIACGTAYYAGLVGEYLIEGLARIPVEVDVASEYRYRNPLVSENTLAIVVSQSGETIDTLEALREAKKGGAKTLGVINAKGSSMTRELDDTLYIHAGPEIGVASTKAYTSMVSAFVLLALWLGRARGTLTEDQAQELLHAARELPRLVEEALAPERVEKIRQVAEKYAGARDYLFLGRGVNAPTAFEGALKLKEISYIHAEAYAAGEMKHGPIALIDENLPVVVVATESPLLEKTISNVQEVRARSGRVIALLSDGDTGNARHADDVLYVPRAHEMVSPVVNVVALQLLAYFTATALGKDVDKPRNLAKSVTVE; from the coding sequence ATGTGCGGAATCGTCGGTTATATCGGCACCCGGCAGGCGCAGGACGTTCTGATCTCGGGCCTTTCCAGGCTGGAATATCGCGGCTACGACAGCGCGGGCGTGGCGGTGGGCGACGGCGCCTGCATCACCGTGAAGAAGAAGGCCGGGAAGCTCGCCAATCTCAGCGGGGAGCTGGAGCAGACGCCGCTGGCGGGCACGCTGGGCATCGGCCACACCCGCTGGGCCACCCACGGCCTGCCCAACGACACGAACGCGCACCCCCACGCCACCGAGGACGGCCGGATCGTCATCATCCACAATGGGATCATCGAGAACTACCTGTCGCTGAAGGAGGGCCTGATCTCGCGCGGCCACACCTTCAAGTCCGAGACCGACTCGGAGGTGCTCGCCCACCTGATCGAGGAGGCGTACTCGGGTGACCTGTATGAGGCGGTCCGCACGGCACTCGGCCAGGTGCGCGGCGCCTACGGCATCGTGGTCACCCATGTCGATCACCGCGAGATCGTCGCGGCCCGCACCGTCAGCCCCCTGGTGATGGGCGTGGGCGAGGGCGAGATGTTCCTCGCCTCCGACGTGCCCGCCCTGCTGCCCTACACCCGCAACATGGTGTTCCTGCACGACGGCGACATGGTGGTGCTCAACGACGACGGCTTCCGGGTGACGGACCTGGCGGGCAACCTCGTCGAGCGTTCCATCGAGCACATCGAGTGGGACGCCGAGGCGGCGGAAAAGGGCGGCTACGACACCTACATGCTCAAGGAGATCTACGAGCAGCCCACCGCCCTGACGAACACCCTGATTGGCCGCCTGCACGACGACACGGGCGAGGTGAACCTCGACATCGGGCTCGACCCGTCCTCATTCAAGCGCATCTCGATCATCGCCTGCGGCACCGCGTACTACGCCGGGCTGGTCGGCGAGTACCTGATCGAGGGGCTAGCACGCATTCCCGTTGAAGTGGACGTGGCCTCCGAGTACCGCTACCGCAACCCCCTGGTGAGCGAGAACACCCTCGCCATCGTGGTGAGCCAGTCGGGCGAGACCATCGACACGCTCGAAGCCCTGCGCGAGGCGAAGAAGGGCGGCGCGAAGACCCTGGGCGTGATCAACGCCAAGGGCAGCTCCATGACCCGCGAACTCGACGACACCCTGTACATCCACGCCGGGCCGGAGATCGGGGTGGCGAGTACCAAGGCGTACACGTCGATGGTGAGCGCCTTCGTGCTGCTCGCCCTCTGGCTGGGCCGGGCGCGCGGCACGCTCACCGAGGACCAGGCGCAGGAACTCCTCCACGCCGCCCGCGAGCTGCCCCGTTTGGTCGAGGAGGCGCTGGCGCCCGAGCGGGTGGAGAAGATCAGGCAGGTCGCCGAGAAGTACGCCGGGGCGCGCGACTACCTCTTCCTGGGCCGCGGGGTGAACGCGCCGACCGCCTTCGAGGGCGCCCTGAAGCTCAAGGAGATCAGCTATATCCACGCCGAGGCCTATGCGGCGGGCGAGATGAAGCACGGCCCCATCGCCCTGATCGACGAGAACCTGCCCGTCGTGGTCGTCGCCACCGAGAGTCCCCTCCTCGAAAAGACGATCTCCAACGTCCAGGAGGTCCGCGCCCGCTCCGGCCGGGTGATCGCCCTCCTCTCCGACGGCGACACTGGGAACGCCCGCCACGCCGACGACGTGCTGTACGTCCCCCGCGCGCACGAGATGGTGAGCCCGGTGGTGAACGTGGTCGCGCTGCAACTGCTCGCCTACTTCACGGCGACGGCACTCGGCAAGGACGTGGATAAGCCGAGGAACCTGGCAAAGTCCGTCACCGTCGAGTAA
- a CDS encoding deoxyribodipyrimidine photo-lyase, with amino-acid sequence MTQPERVQVLRPGEPGRGGFVLLWVQSSARTHDNHALEYAVREARRLGQPLAAVFGLNPDYPEANARHFQYLLEGLRDLRKGLAERGIPLSIRVGNTPDEVFKAAQGASLVVTDRGYLRPGRQWRADLAGRLTVPFVQVESDAVVPIHTVSNRSEVGARTLRPKLHRLLERFLMPLDVEEGAQGHPDWDPGLDVSDPALTVRALGLDNSVPPGEEEGGEAKALARLDHFVTRLLPSYDSGRRDPNVDGGSRLSAYLHYGHLSPLTAALAAREHSDGGPGLDAFLEEMIVRRELSFNHCEFNPAYDRYEGLPNWARGTLEEHAADPRPHLYTREELDAARTHDRYWNAAHTEMVRTGRMHNSMRMYWGKKILEWTATPQEAT; translated from the coding sequence ATGACTCAGCCAGAACGGGTGCAGGTCCTCCGGCCGGGCGAGCCGGGGCGGGGCGGCTTCGTGCTGCTGTGGGTGCAGTCGAGCGCGCGCACCCACGACAACCACGCCCTCGAATACGCGGTGCGCGAGGCCCGGCGTCTGGGCCAGCCCCTCGCCGCTGTCTTCGGCCTGAATCCCGACTACCCGGAGGCCAACGCCCGGCACTTCCAGTATCTGCTGGAGGGCCTGCGGGATCTGAGAAAGGGGTTGGCTGAGCGCGGTATCCCCCTCTCTATCCGGGTCGGAAATACACCGGATGAGGTGTTCAAGGCCGCTCAGGGGGCCAGCCTCGTCGTTACCGACCGGGGGTATCTGCGTCCCGGGCGGCAGTGGCGGGCCGACCTCGCGGGGCGGCTCACGGTGCCCTTCGTGCAGGTGGAGTCTGACGCTGTGGTGCCCATCCACACCGTCTCGAACCGGTCGGAGGTGGGGGCCCGGACCCTGCGGCCCAAACTCCACCGCCTGCTGGAGCGGTTTCTGATGCCCCTGGACGTGGAGGAGGGGGCACAGGGCCACCCCGACTGGGACCCCGGCCTGGACGTGAGCGACCCCGCGCTCACCGTGCGCGCACTCGGCCTGGACAACAGCGTGCCCCCCGGCGAGGAGGAGGGGGGCGAGGCCAAGGCACTGGCGCGGCTGGACCATTTCGTCACCCGCCTGCTGCCCTCCTACGACTCCGGGCGGCGCGACCCCAACGTGGACGGGGGCAGCCGCCTGAGCGCCTACCTACATTACGGCCACCTCTCACCCCTGACGGCGGCCCTCGCGGCGCGGGAGCACTCGGACGGTGGCCCGGGTCTCGACGCCTTCCTGGAGGAGATGATCGTTCGCCGGGAACTCAGCTTCAACCACTGCGAATTCAACCCCGCCTACGACCGCTACGAGGGGCTGCCCAATTGGGCCCGGGGCACGCTGGAGGAGCACGCCGCCGACCCCCGCCCGCACCTGTACACCCGGGAGGAACTCGACGCGGCGCGGACCCACGACCGCTACTGGAACGCCGCCCATACCGAGATGGTCCGCACGGGCCGGATGCACAACTCCATGCGGATGTACTGGGGCAAGAAGATCCTGGAATGGACTGCCACGCCCCAGGAGGCTACGTGA
- a CDS encoding trans-sulfuration enzyme family protein: protein MSKQDSRPAGFRTRAVHAGHALDPVTGAHAVPIYATSTFGYGSAERGARLFAGEESGYFYSRLGNPTVRAFEEKVASLEGAEDAVAFGSGMGAASAVALTLLTSGDEVAFVGPLYGGTEGLLRDILGRFGVTVREAGDLEELRAVVSGRTRLVWLETPTNPTLKIVDLRAASEVARAAGAFVVVDNTFSTPYLTRPLEHGADLVMHSATKYLGGHGDVIAGVVAGRTELVAGLRLHGLRHVGSVLGPFEAYLLLRGLKTLPLRMEAHCANAAALAEALQGHPALKALHYPGLPTHPAHKVAAQQMRAFGGLLSLDLGSAEAAFAFLDGLRLFTQAVSLGDVESLSCHPGSTTHHLLGEETLERQGVTPGLVRLSVGIEDAGDLIEDVLGALERVPVAAAR from the coding sequence ATGTCTAAACAAGATTCCCGGCCCGCCGGGTTCCGCACCCGTGCCGTTCACGCGGGGCACGCCCTGGACCCGGTGACGGGCGCGCACGCCGTGCCCATCTACGCCACGTCCACCTTCGGCTACGGCAGCGCCGAACGGGGTGCCCGCCTCTTCGCCGGGGAGGAAAGCGGCTACTTCTACTCCCGGCTGGGCAACCCCACCGTGCGCGCCTTCGAGGAGAAGGTGGCGAGCCTGGAGGGGGCGGAGGACGCGGTGGCATTCGGCAGCGGGATGGGGGCGGCGAGCGCCGTCGCACTCACCCTGCTGACCTCGGGGGACGAGGTGGCTTTCGTCGGCCCGCTGTACGGTGGCACTGAGGGGCTGTTGCGCGACATCCTGGGCCGCTTCGGGGTGACCGTGCGCGAGGCGGGTGACCTGGAGGAGTTGCGTGCGGTGGTCTCCGGCCGGACCCGGCTCGTCTGGCTGGAGACGCCCACCAATCCCACGTTGAAGATCGTGGACCTGCGGGCGGCCTCGGAGGTGGCTCGCGCGGCGGGGGCCTTCGTCGTCGTGGACAACACCTTCTCCACCCCCTACCTGACCCGCCCCCTGGAGCACGGCGCCGACCTGGTCATGCACTCCGCGACGAAGTACCTGGGTGGCCACGGCGACGTAATCGCGGGGGTGGTCGCGGGCCGCACCGAACTGGTGGCGGGGTTGCGGCTGCACGGGCTGCGGCACGTGGGCTCGGTCCTCGGCCCCTTTGAGGCGTACCTGCTGCTGCGTGGCCTCAAGACCCTCCCGCTGCGGATGGAGGCCCACTGCGCGAACGCGGCCGCGCTAGCGGAGGCACTGCAGGGGCACCCGGCCCTGAAGGCCCTCCATTACCCCGGCCTGCCCACCCACCCCGCACACAAGGTCGCCGCCCAGCAGATGCGCGCCTTCGGCGGCCTGCTCAGCCTCGACCTGGGCTCAGCGGAGGCAGCCTTTGCCTTCCTCGATGGGCTGCGGCTCTTCACCCAGGCGGTCAGCCTCGGGGACGTGGAAAGCTTGTCGTGCCACCCGGGCAGCACCACCCACCACCTCCTCGGCGAGGAGACGCTTGAGCGCCAGGGCGTGACCCCGGGGCTGGTCCGCCTCTCCGTGGGCATCGAGGACGCGGGGGACCTGATCGAGGACGTGCTGGGGGCACTGGAGCGGGTGCCCGTGGCCGCCGCGCGCTGA
- a CDS encoding trimeric intracellular cation channel family protein: MHELTLPPVTLEVGLRWLDLVGILAFSMSGALLAVRKRFDLFGVLVLGCVTAVGGGAIRDTLTGQTPPLFLRDETYLWVALLGAVLAFAFGERLARFERTLSVFDSLGLALFAASGALGALNFGLGPLGVAFAGMLSGVGGGIIRDLIANEVPEVMYRRDQLYATAAAAGAAAVYLLHPHVTPFQSQLGGALLVLLLRWLSRQGWVRLPVRRLPGG, translated from the coding sequence ATGCACGAACTCACGCTGCCGCCGGTGACGCTGGAGGTCGGGCTCCGCTGGCTCGACTTGGTGGGCATCCTGGCCTTCAGCATGTCGGGGGCGCTGCTGGCCGTGCGGAAACGCTTCGACCTGTTCGGCGTCCTGGTGCTGGGCTGCGTGACGGCGGTGGGCGGGGGTGCGATCCGGGATACCCTGACCGGCCAGACGCCGCCCCTCTTCCTGCGCGACGAGACGTACCTGTGGGTGGCGCTGCTGGGGGCGGTCCTCGCCTTCGCCTTCGGGGAGCGGCTGGCCCGCTTCGAGCGGACGCTCAGCGTGTTCGACTCGCTGGGCCTCGCGCTGTTCGCGGCGTCGGGGGCGCTGGGCGCACTGAACTTCGGGCTGGGGCCGCTGGGGGTGGCCTTCGCCGGAATGCTCAGCGGCGTGGGCGGCGGCATCATCCGCGACCTGATCGCCAACGAGGTCCCGGAGGTGATGTACCGACGCGACCAGCTCTACGCCACCGCTGCCGCGGCGGGGGCGGCCGCCGTCTACCTGCTCCACCCTCACGTCACGCCCTTCCAGTCACAGCTGGGGGGGGCGCTGCTCGTCCTGCTGCTGCGTTGGCTCTCACGCCAGGGTTGGGTGAGGCTCCCCGTGCGGCGGCTACCGGGGGGCTAG
- the rpmF gene encoding 50S ribosomal protein L32, whose translation MAKHPVPKKKTSKSKRDMRRSHHALVAPNLTECPHCHAKKLQHHICPSCGYYANRQVLAV comes from the coding sequence ATGGCGAAGCATCCCGTTCCCAAGAAGAAGACCAGCAAGAGCAAGCGCGACATGCGCCGCAGCCACCACGCGCTGGTCGCCCCCAACCTGACCGAGTGCCCCCACTGCCACGCCAAGAAGCTTCAGCACCACATCTGCCCGAGCTGCGGCTACTACGCGAACCGTCAGGTTCTCGCGGTCTGA
- a CDS encoding pyridoxamine 5'-phosphate oxidase family protein: protein MAKQFDRILPEHAAFIARQPLFFTGSAAPGGRVNISPKGLDTLRLFGDRTAAYLDLTGSGNETAAHLRLSPRLTLMFCAFEGPPLILRLYGTARVLALGTPEFGARAPTFTLLPGTRQIVELDVDLVQTSCGFGVPLLDFREDRSALTRQAEAWGEDGLRSYWERKNQQSIDGFPTGLLERSGDASPASEG, encoded by the coding sequence ATGGCGAAGCAGTTCGACCGCATCCTGCCCGAACACGCGGCGTTTATCGCCCGCCAGCCTCTGTTCTTCACGGGCAGCGCGGCCCCGGGCGGGCGGGTCAACATCTCGCCCAAGGGGCTGGACACGCTGCGGCTGTTCGGCGACCGGACGGCCGCGTATCTCGACCTCACCGGCAGCGGCAACGAGACGGCGGCTCACCTGCGTCTTTCCCCCCGCCTCACGCTGATGTTCTGCGCGTTCGAGGGACCGCCGCTCATCCTGCGGCTGTACGGCACGGCCCGCGTCCTCGCGCTAGGCACACCCGAGTTCGGGGCACGCGCCCCGACCTTCACCCTGTTGCCCGGCACCCGCCAGATCGTCGAACTGGACGTGGACCTGGTACAGACCTCGTGCGGTTTCGGCGTGCCGCTTCTCGACTTCCGTGAGGACCGTTCGGCCCTCACCCGGCAGGCGGAAGCGTGGGGCGAGGACGGCCTGAGAAGCTACTGGGAGCGCAAGAACCAGCAGAGCATAGATGGTTTTCCCACTGGCTTGCTGGAGAGGTCCGGGGACGCTTCCCCCGCGAGCGAAGGATGA
- a CDS encoding class I SAM-dependent methyltransferase codes for MTDSRRQFNAHATNYAASEVHRHGPSLPVLLEYAAPTPEDTALDVATGTGNTALALAPFVRRVIGLDLADGMLAHARERAGREGHTNATFQEGSAEALPFPDESFTLVTSRHAPHHFRDLAAFLQEAYRVLHPGGRLVIADQVSPTPELQAWVDEFQRTRDPSHHMQRTVQAWRDLTRAAGFTWARDTLVPYRLEFDWWTRQSGCTPEAVERLRALTRRLTPEQQEEVGLIHEGGNLVTHLEPMLVVRLDKPAG; via the coding sequence ATGACAGACTCGCGCCGCCAGTTCAACGCGCATGCCACCAACTACGCGGCCAGCGAGGTCCACCGCCATGGCCCCAGCCTGCCCGTGCTGCTGGAGTACGCCGCGCCGACGCCGGAAGACACCGCACTCGACGTGGCGACCGGGACAGGGAACACCGCGCTGGCCCTGGCCCCTTTTGTGAGACGGGTCATCGGCCTGGACCTCGCCGACGGAATGCTCGCCCACGCCCGCGAACGTGCGGGGCGCGAGGGGCACACGAACGCGACGTTCCAGGAGGGAAGCGCCGAAGCCCTGCCCTTTCCCGACGAGTCCTTCACGCTCGTCACGTCCCGGCATGCACCTCACCACTTCCGCGACCTGGCGGCTTTCTTGCAGGAGGCGTACCGGGTCCTGCACCCAGGCGGGCGGCTGGTGATCGCCGATCAGGTCAGCCCCACACCAGAGCTTCAAGCCTGGGTGGACGAGTTCCAGCGCACCCGTGACCCCAGCCATCACATGCAGCGCACCGTCCAGGCGTGGCGGGACCTGACCCGGGCGGCGGGCTTCACCTGGGCGCGGGACACCCTGGTGCCCTACCGGCTGGAATTCGACTGGTGGACGCGCCAGTCCGGCTGCACACCCGAGGCGGTGGAGCGTCTGCGCGCCCTCACCCGCCGCCTCACACCGGAGCAGCAGGAGGAAGTTGGCCTGATCCACGAGGGCGGAAACCTCGTCACGCACCTGGAACCCATGCTGGTCGTCCGGCTGGACAAACCCGCAGGGTGA
- the ubiE gene encoding bifunctional demethylmenaquinone methyltransferase/2-methoxy-6-polyprenyl-1,4-benzoquinol methylase UbiE — protein sequence MTLPPAIPPVGDRQTGPRDKGREVQAMFASIAPRYDLLNRVLSLGVDRAWRREAAREALALSPGRMLDVATGTADFALELKSRAPWVEVVGSDFVPEMLEIGREKAHARHLNIRLEEGDALNLPYPDGSFDAVTCAFGFRNFADYARGLAEMWRVLTPGGRLVILEFPPPRPGLFGSLFRLYFQHVLPRIGALVSGNAGAYTYLPESVLAFPDPERLAQLMRATGFRTRYRLLTFGIAAIHVGDKG from the coding sequence ATGACGCTTCCCCCGGCCATCCCTCCCGTTGGTGATCGCCAGACCGGGCCTCGTGACAAGGGGCGGGAGGTGCAGGCCATGTTTGCCTCCATCGCCCCCCGCTACGACCTGCTCAACCGGGTGCTGAGCCTGGGCGTGGACCGGGCGTGGCGGCGTGAGGCGGCCCGCGAGGCGCTGGCTCTGAGTCCAGGGCGGATGCTCGATGTGGCGACCGGCACGGCCGACTTCGCCCTGGAACTCAAGTCCCGGGCTCCCTGGGTGGAGGTTGTCGGCAGCGACTTCGTGCCCGAGATGCTGGAGATCGGGCGGGAGAAGGCCCATGCCCGCCACCTGAACATCCGGCTGGAGGAGGGGGACGCCCTCAATCTTCCGTACCCGGACGGTTCTTTCGACGCCGTGACCTGCGCCTTCGGCTTCCGCAACTTTGCGGATTATGCGCGCGGGCTGGCCGAGATGTGGCGGGTGCTGACACCGGGCGGCCGCCTCGTCATCCTGGAGTTCCCGCCGCCCCGGCCCGGTCTGTTCGGGAGCCTCTTCCGGCTGTACTTTCAGCACGTTCTGCCGCGCATCGGGGCGCTCGTCAGCGGGAACGCGGGCGCTTACACCTACCTGCCGGAAAGCGTGCTCGCCTTCCCCGACCCCGAGCGCCTGGCTCAGCTTATGCGCGCCACGGGCTTCCGCACCCGCTACCGGTTGCTGACCTTCGGCATCGCGGCGATCCACGTGGGGGACAAGGGATAG
- a CDS encoding glycine C-acetyltransferase yields MATSLSDRLGAELAGLRTQGLLIHPRVLEAPQRARTRVDGRDVVNLASNNYLGFADHPEIKARAEAYLREWGAGAGAVRTIAGTLQIHEDFEQQLAGFKHTGSALVLQSGFTTNQGVLGTLLQPGDLVVSDELNHASIIDGLRLTKATKKIYKHADPDDLDRVLAENDTDGLKLVVTDGVFSMDGDIAPLDRLIEVARKYGAVTYVDDAHGSGVLGEAGRGTVHHFGYEHADDVIQVGTLSKAWGVVGGYAAGHHDLRQLLINRARPYLFSTAQPPAVVGALSAALELVQREPAFMERLWDNTRYFKAELARLGFDTMGSQTPITPVLFGEAGAAFEASRRLLDEGVFAVGLGFPTVPRGQARIRNIVTAEHTREDLDQALSAYERVGRALTVIGG; encoded by the coding sequence ATGGCAACCTCCCTCTCCGACCGTCTGGGCGCGGAACTCGCGGGCTTGCGGACCCAGGGCCTGCTGATTCACCCCCGCGTGCTCGAAGCCCCCCAGCGCGCCCGCACCCGGGTGGACGGGCGGGACGTGGTGAACCTCGCCTCCAATAACTACCTGGGGTTTGCCGATCACCCCGAGATCAAGGCCCGCGCTGAGGCATACCTGCGCGAGTGGGGCGCGGGGGCCGGAGCGGTGCGGACCATCGCCGGAACCCTGCAAATCCACGAGGACTTCGAGCAGCAGCTCGCCGGGTTCAAGCACACGGGCAGCGCCCTCGTCCTCCAGAGCGGCTTCACCACCAACCAGGGCGTGCTGGGCACCCTGCTCCAGCCCGGCGACCTGGTGGTGAGTGACGAACTCAACCACGCGAGCATCATCGATGGTCTGCGGCTGACCAAGGCCACCAAGAAGATCTACAAGCACGCGGACCCCGACGACCTCGACCGTGTGCTGGCTGAGAACGATACGGACGGCCTGAAGCTCGTCGTGACCGACGGCGTGTTCAGCATGGATGGCGACATCGCGCCGCTGGACCGTCTGATCGAGGTCGCGCGGAAGTACGGGGCCGTTACCTATGTGGACGACGCGCACGGCTCGGGCGTTCTCGGCGAGGCGGGGCGCGGCACGGTCCACCACTTCGGCTACGAGCACGCCGACGACGTGATCCAGGTCGGCACGCTGAGTAAGGCGTGGGGGGTGGTTGGCGGCTACGCGGCGGGGCACCACGACCTGCGCCAGCTCCTGATCAACCGTGCCCGGCCCTACCTGTTCTCGACCGCGCAGCCGCCCGCCGTCGTCGGCGCCCTCTCGGCGGCGCTGGAGCTGGTGCAGCGCGAGCCCGCGTTCATGGAGCGGCTGTGGGACAACACCCGTTACTTCAAGGCGGAACTCGCCCGCCTGGGCTTCGACACGATGGGCAGCCAGACGCCCATCACGCCCGTGCTGTTCGGTGAGGCGGGCGCTGCCTTCGAGGCCAGCCGCCGCCTGCTGGACGAGGGGGTCTTCGCGGTCGGCCTGGGCTTCCCGACCGTGCCGCGGGGCCAGGCCCGCATTCGCAACATTGTGACCGCCGAGCACACGCGGGAGGACCTGGACCAGGCCCTCTCGGCGTACGAGCGGGTGGGGCGGGCGCTGACCGTCATTGGCGGCTGA
- a CDS encoding roadblock/LC7 domain-containing protein encodes MTNAVYTLIVRALSGIVSERAAETLLRAALREQGLTPEGVSAAEMQRVLSGPLLTRLSAVLPGAQARAELRALSGQLQRQYPKAPTLFPGAPVAAWDEEMGTSRWDDPADLSADDFEFDDPEYTAAPTQRRYTLGSAAGQEALIQDLGRMPGVQGVLVCRTSGEVLRQRAVTGATTLGSVIAATALLFQKRGLNLMSADMGGRTVCMRPLGGYCVAVVAGPQVNIGRLLAELGQIREAA; translated from the coding sequence ATGACGAATGCCGTGTACACCCTGATCGTGCGCGCCCTGTCCGGCATCGTGTCCGAACGTGCGGCGGAAACCCTGCTGCGCGCCGCCCTGCGCGAGCAGGGCCTGACCCCCGAGGGCGTGAGTGCCGCCGAGATGCAGCGGGTGCTTTCCGGCCCGCTGCTCACCCGGCTGTCAGCTGTGCTCCCGGGGGCACAGGCCCGCGCGGAGTTGCGGGCGCTGTCCGGGCAGCTCCAGCGACAGTACCCCAAGGCCCCCACCCTCTTCCCCGGCGCGCCGGTCGCCGCCTGGGACGAGGAGATGGGGACGAGCCGCTGGGACGACCCCGCGGACCTGAGCGCCGACGACTTCGAGTTCGACGACCCCGAGTACACCGCCGCCCCCACCCAGCGCCGCTACACCCTGGGCAGCGCGGCGGGCCAGGAGGCGCTGATCCAGGACCTGGGCCGGATGCCCGGCGTGCAGGGCGTGCTGGTCTGCCGCACGAGCGGGGAGGTGCTGCGGCAGCGGGCTGTGACGGGCGCCACGACCCTGGGCAGCGTGATCGCCGCCACCGCCCTGCTCTTCCAGAAACGTGGCCTGAACCTGATGTCGGCTGACATGGGCGGGCGCACCGTGTGCATGCGGCCTCTCGGCGGGTACTGCGTGGCGGTGGTGGCCGGGCCGCAGGTGAACATCGGGCGGCTGCTCGCCGAACTCGGCCAGATCCGGGAGGCGGCGTGA
- the tsaE gene encoding tRNA (adenosine(37)-N6)-threonylcarbamoyltransferase complex ATPase subunit type 1 TsaE has translation MTVPPRPDLPLLPGETCLLRGADEQRALGAAVAHALPPGAVLFLEGELGAGKTTLMGGLVGALDFTDAVTSPTYALMHAYPTPAGRVLHVDAYRVRDPRELYEMDLEDLVAGSRLTVIEWGEGLYRDYPAAPILRLEHVENDPEVRRVERVR, from the coding sequence GTGACGGTTCCTCCCCGCCCCGACCTGCCCCTCCTCCCCGGCGAGACGTGCCTGCTGCGGGGCGCGGACGAGCAACGCGCGCTCGGCGCCGCAGTGGCCCACGCCCTGCCGCCGGGCGCGGTTCTGTTTCTGGAGGGCGAACTCGGGGCGGGCAAGACCACGCTGATGGGGGGGCTGGTGGGGGCGCTGGACTTCACGGACGCGGTCACCAGCCCCACCTACGCCCTGATGCACGCCTACCCCACCCCGGCGGGCCGGGTGCTTCACGTGGACGCTTACCGGGTGCGCGACCCGCGGGAACTGTATGAGATGGACCTAGAGGACCTCGTCGCGGGCAGCCGCCTCACGGTGATCGAGTGGGGCGAGGGGCTGTACCGGGACTATCCGGCGGCGCCCATCCTGCGGCTGGAGCATGTGGAGAACGACCCCGAAGTGCGGCGGGTGGAGCGGGTGCGCTGA